A DNA window from Vagococcus penaei contains the following coding sequences:
- the rpsG gene encoding 30S ribosomal protein S7: MPRKGPVTKRDVLPDPMYNSKLVTRLINRVMIDGKRGVASSIIYDAFDIIKESTGNDPLEVFEQAMENVMPVLEVKARRVGGSNYQVPVEVRPDRRSTLGLRWIVNYSRLRGEHTMEQRLAKEIMDAANNTGSSVKKREDVHKMAEANRAFAHYRW; this comes from the coding sequence ATGCCTCGTAAAGGTCCTGTTACAAAACGCGATGTATTACCAGATCCGATGTATAACTCAAAATTAGTAACTCGCTTAATCAACCGTGTAATGATCGACGGTAAGCGTGGTGTTGCTTCAAGCATTATTTATGATGCTTTCGATATTATTAAAGAATCTACAGGGAATGATCCATTAGAAGTTTTCGAACAAGCAATGGAAAATGTTATGCCTGTTTTAGAAGTTAAAGCTCGTCGTGTTGGTGGTTCTAACTACCAAGTACCCGTTGAAGTACGTCCAGATCGCCGTTCTACATTAGGATTACGTTGGATCGTAAACTATTCTCGTCTACGTGGAGAGCACACTATGGAGCAACGTCTAGCTAAAGAAATTATGGATGCTGCTAATAATACTGGCTCATCTGTTAAAAAACGTGAAGACGTGCATAAAATGGCTGAAGCTAACCGTGCATTCGCGCATTATCGTTGGTAG
- the rpiA gene encoding ribose-5-phosphate isomerase RpiA, with amino-acid sequence MNLKQAVGIESAKYIKDGMVVGLGTGSTAYYMVEEIGRRVKEENLQIIGVTTSKATETQALALGIPLRSIDEVEHVDITIDGADEISTDFHGIKGGGAALLFEKIVATYSDKVIWIVDESKMVEHLGKFPLPVEVIPYGSQQLLKKFQEKNLNPKIRLTSDEKPLLTDSKNYIIDLYLEKISNPTELAEWLDHQVGVVEHGLFLDITTCVIVGSESEGVKTINVSR; translated from the coding sequence ATGAATTTAAAGCAAGCAGTCGGGATTGAATCAGCAAAATATATCAAGGATGGGATGGTTGTCGGTCTAGGAACCGGTTCAACTGCCTACTATATGGTGGAAGAAATTGGGCGTCGTGTCAAAGAAGAAAATTTACAAATCATTGGCGTTACCACATCTAAAGCCACAGAGACTCAAGCATTAGCTTTAGGTATTCCTTTACGAAGTATTGATGAAGTTGAGCACGTTGATATTACAATCGATGGAGCTGATGAAATCTCAACAGACTTTCACGGTATTAAAGGCGGTGGCGCAGCATTACTATTTGAAAAAATTGTCGCAACGTATTCTGATAAAGTTATTTGGATTGTTGATGAATCAAAAATGGTCGAACATTTAGGTAAATTCCCACTACCAGTTGAAGTCATTCCATATGGTAGTCAACAATTATTAAAAAAATTCCAAGAAAAAAACTTAAATCCTAAGATTCGTCTAACATCTGATGAAAAACCATTGCTAACTGACAGTAAAAATTATATCATTGATTTGTACTTAGAAAAAATCAGTAATCCAACAGAATTAGCTGAATGGCTCGATCATCAAGTTGGTGTTGTGGAGCATGGCTTATTCTTGGATATCACGACATGCGTCATCGTTGGATCTGAATCTGAAGGTGTCAAAACTATCAACGTGTCGCGTTAA
- the rpsL gene encoding 30S ribosomal protein S12: MPTINQLVRKSRKSKITKSNSPALGKSYNSFKKSQTNVNSPQKRGVCTRVGTMTPKKPNSALRKYARVRLSNLIEVTAYIPGIGHNLQEHSVVLIRGGRVKDLPGVRYHIVRGALDTAGVTDRKQSRSKYGTKRPKK; this comes from the coding sequence ATGCCTACAATTAATCAATTAGTACGCAAGTCTCGTAAATCTAAAATAACAAAATCTAACTCTCCAGCTTTAGGTAAGAGTTATAATAGTTTCAAAAAATCTCAAACAAATGTGAACTCTCCACAAAAACGTGGTGTATGTACACGTGTGGGTACGATGACACCTAAAAAACCTAACTCTGCGTTACGTAAATATGCCCGTGTTCGTTTATCAAACTTGATTGAAGTTACAGCTTATATCCCAGGGATTGGCCATAACTTACAAGAACATAGTGTTGTTTTAATCCGTGGAGGACGTGTTAAGGATTTACCAGGGGTACGTTACCATATCGTTCGTGGTGCGTTAGATACTGCTGGTGTAACTGATCGTAAACAAAGTCGTTCTAAATACGGAACAAAACGCCCTAAAAAATAG